From Rana temporaria chromosome 7, aRanTem1.1, whole genome shotgun sequence, the proteins below share one genomic window:
- the C7H1orf53 gene encoding uncharacterized protein C1orf53 homolog isoform X1, producing MVPLVRCVRRSAASVVPLLRGCVAPSSTPLCMERGLSNKTCGERQQDSPGPGRGEEAEPDPAVLQIVRAHEEACLAGQEGYLDPHTGYVVFTRIAHLKRGKCCGSACRHCPYGQENVKDSSRKKQFNSFFYT from the exons ATGGTTCCCCTGGTCCGCTGTGTGCGGCGCTCAGCGGCCAGCGTTGTCCCCCTATTAAGGGGCTGTGTGgctccctcctccacccccctctgtatGGAGCGAGGGCTCAGCAATAAGACATGCGGGGAGCGGCAGCAGGACAGTCCGGGGCCTGGCCGCGGGGAGGAGGCCGAACCGGATCCTGCGGTGCTGCAGATAGTGCGGGCTCATGAGGAGGCGTGCCTG GCAGGTCAAGAAGGATACTTGGATCCACATACTGGATATGTTGTTTTCACAAGAATAGCTCATTTGAAAAGAGGCAAATGCTGTGGGAGTGCATGTAGGCAT TGTCCATATGGCCAGGAAAATGTTAAGGATTCATCTAGAAAGAAGCAATTTAATTCCTTTTTTTACACATGA